The Terriglobia bacterium genome contains the following window.
GACGCCGCAGGCCCGCGGCGCGACCATTTCATCTATCCAGCAGCTGGCTGGGCAGCGTCCCCTCCTGGAGGTGGACCATGAAGTCCCGCTCGGTTTTTTCGTTTTTGGCGCTCGGCGCGCTGCTCCTGCTCTCCGCTGCCGCCCGCCCCGCCGCGGCCCATCCCAGCCACGCGCGCATCGTGCGCCTGAGCCTGGTGCAGGGCGATGTGCGCTTCACGCGCTCTGCCCAGAAGAACGATCCCCTGGCCGATCAGAACCTGGCCTGGGAATCGGCCATCGCCAATCTGCCCATCCGCCAGGGCTACGTGCTTTCCACCGCGCACGGCCGCGCCGAAGTCGAATTTGAAAACGGCGCCACTGCCTATCTCGACGAGAATACCGTCGTCGAATTCTACGATCTTTCCCTGGACGACGACGGCGCGCGCACCACCCGCCTGATCCTCCGCCAGGGCAGCGCTTCCTTCTACGTCAATCCGGCCCGCGGCGACCTCTTCAGCGTTACCGGCGGAGACTTCACCGCCCAGGCCGGAGCCCGCGCCGCCTTCCGCATGGACAACTACGACGACGGCAGCACCATCGGCGTCGAGAAGGGCCGCGTCACCGTCCTCGCCAAATCCCAGACCACCGCCCTCGAAAAGGGCCAGAGCCTGAGCCTGCGCGCCGGCGACGACGCCCGCGCCAGCATCGGCAGGCTCCCCGCCGGCGATGCCTTCGACCAGTGGGTCTCCGCACGCTCGGAGAGCGTCACCTCCGCCTCCAATTCCGCGCTGCAATACGTCAGCTCGCCCTACTACTCCTCCGGCTTCGCCGATCTCTACACCTACGGCTCCTTTATTTCGTACTCCGGCTATGGCAATTGCTGGCGGCCGTTCGGCATGGGCCTGGGCTGGTCGCCCTTCAGCAGCGGCCAGTGGGTCTTGGATGCCTCTCAGGGCTGGAGCTGGGTGAGCTTCGAGCCCTGGGGCTGGCTGCCCTATCACTTCGGGAGCTGGGTTTTCTCTCCGGCCTACGGCTGGCTGTGGGTGCCGGGAGGTTTCGGCACGGGCACGCTGAACTACTGGCGGCCAGCGACGGCGGTGTGGGTGCGCTCGGGCAACAGCGTCGGCGTGGTGCCCGTGCATCCCCTGGACACGCACGGAAAAACTCCCGTCAATCTCGCGCAGGCCGGGATTTCGCCCTCCGGCAGCGGCGCGGGCGACAAGTGGAAAGTGCTGAAAGCGCCGCCGCCGGGGGCCCTGGCCTCCAGCCTGGCGGCAACCGCGCCGCCTGTGCGCCTCACGCGGGTACTGCTCACGGGCACCTCCGGCGTGCGCGCGGTGAGCATGGACCGCGTTTCCTCCATCGTCTTTGATCCGCGCGAGCACCGCTTCGTCAATGCGGCGAATTCGCCGGCGGACTCCGCAACCGGCTTCGCCAGCCCTGCCGGCGCTGTTGCAGCCGGGGCCGGGGCCACAGCGGCCTCCGGCGCGGCACCCCGTGGCGCAGCGCGAACGACAATGCGCTTCGACCAGCCCCGCAGGACTACTCCGCCGGCCGCGCGAACCTTCACTCCGCCACCGGCTCGCAGCTATGCGCCGCCAACCCCATCGCGGTCCGCGTCCACACCGCGCGGCCCCTCGCCGCGCTCCGGGCCTTCGTTCGGGACGCGTTCCGCGCCTTCCTATGCGCCGCGCTCCGCGCCTCCTCCCCGTCCGCACTGACCTGCGGCAGCCCTCTGCAAAACAACAGCGGCTCCGCACCCCGGAGCCGCTTCTGTTTTTCTTGATGGGATCGAGCCCTGATGAAATTTTCCTGAGCTGGGTGGCCCCGGCAGCGCGGGCAGCCCCCGCTACCCGAAAATCATCCCCGCGTAGCCCACCACCGCGCTGCGGTCGCCGCCGGCCTCCGCTGATGTCGCATAACGCACCAGCTCTGCGCGCGCCGCTTCCAGGGCGCCCAGCGCCGTCAGCATGGCCACCGCCGGACCCAGCCCGCACATCGAAATCTCTTCCCGGATGCACACCTCGAACAGCCCGCGCGCATCCCGGGCCAGCAGCCGCTCCACCGCCTTCCCGTCCTTCACCCGCGTGGTGGCGTCGTCTTCGTAGTGATTCAGGTCCGAGGTCGCCACCAGCAGCGTCTCCGGCTCCGCCGCCAGCACCCGCCCCAGCCCCTCCCCGATCTGCGCCCATTCCTCGAAACGCAGCGTCCCCAGCGCGACCGGCACAAAGGAAAACTCCGGCGCCAGCACCTGCAGAAACGGCAGTTGCACTTCCAGCGAATGCTCGCTGCGGTGCGCCACTTCGTCCTCGCGCAGCAGCGGGCAGGCCTCGCGCAGCGCCGCCGCCAGCGCCGCATCCAGGGGCGCGTCGCCCAGCGGCGTGCGCCACGCCCCGCTCGAGAGGATCGCGGCGTTCGCTCCCCGCGGCTGGTGGCGCACGCCGAGAATCACCATGCGCCGCGGCAGCTCGATCCGCGCATACACCGCCCCCGCCACCGCCCCGGAATAGAGGTAGCCGGCGTGCGGCACCAGGCACGCGCGCACCCGCGCGCGCTCCACGTTCGGCTCGGCCACGGCGGAGTGCCGCACGAGTCTTCTCAGTTCCTCAGCTTGGGAGGGATAAAAGCGTCCGGCTACGGCAGGCAGGCGAAGCATGATGGCGCCCCGCGCTTCAGATGGGCTTCGACGGTTTTCCCTTGATCTTGACGGCTTGCTGGGTCACCGGGTCGAACACGATGGTCACTTTGTCCCCGTACTGGTAGCCGCCGCGCTCGATGATCTGCGTCATCTTTGCGGAAAGTTGCTGCGAGAGCGGGAAGGTGCGGATGGCCAGTTCGTTTTCGATGCCGCGCACGGTGATTTGCGCAGCGTTGGCGTGCATCACCGTTCCCTGAAATTTGGCGTATTGCCCTTTGCTTTTTTCCGGCTTGCTCTTGATGACGATCGGTTTGTCCAGCGGAACCGATTGCTGCGCCGCGGCCGGCAGCAACGGCAGGAGCGCCGCCAGCAGCAGCGCGCCAACTCCCCGCCGCCATACGCCGCCTTGTATGCGCTGTTTCATTCTTGGTCGTCCACGGCAATCCGCAGGGACTTGAGGAAACGCACGTCCTGCGGCGTCATAGCCAGCTTGGCAGGCACGCGGCGGTCCCGCTCCTCATCCAGCGCCTCGTGGTCTACTTGAATGCGCAGGGATTCCAGGAAGCGCTTGTCCTGGTTGGTCAGCTCCGGCTCCGGCGCCCCGGCCTCACGCCGCGCCAGACCGATGGTGGCATCCAGCTTCAGAATGATGTCGTAGCCGTGCGCGCGCACTCCGGCGATCGCTCCGGTAATGCGATCGGATTCGCTCACCGTGTCGTTGATCGCGTGCCCCAGCTCGCGCAGGAGGTTTTTCAGGTGATCGTCAAGTTGCAAGGTTGGCTCTCCTGGTACCCTAACGGCAATTCTAGAACTGCACTCCTTTGGATTCAAGAGTACTGCTTGCGCGTTGTCTCCAAAGGCGCATGACAGGCACTTCCCCCGGGAACAGGCTGCCCGCCCCGTAACCCGCATTTCTCGTGCGCCAGCCGCGCTGGCTCTCCGCGCCGCCGTCCGTTTTGCGTTAAGATGCTCTCGTGGCCACTCTGGCATCTGCGGCGCCCGCGCGCGAAGGCGGTTTTCGACGCCTGGGGCGGGTTCTGCGCCAGCTCTTTCACGAGATGACCGGAGCGGTCTTCGGAGTCCTGGCGCTGGGCTGGGCCAACGCCACGCTGCGCTCCTGGACCCACGATGTGGCCCGCTGGCTGCTGGCCACGGCCGTGGCCGTGACCCTGCTCATGGTCTTTTTTTCCTGGAGCTCGTTCCGCCGCGCCCGCCGCATCCGCTAGGCGAATTGCGAGTTGCGCACTCTTATGGCTGACACCAAAGCACCGGCCCGCGAATCCAAGGAGCGCAAGCCGCGCTTCACCACGCTCTCCGGCCTCCCCGTGGAGCGCCTCTACACCCCGGAGAGTCTGCCCGCCTGGGATCCCGAGGAAGCTCTCGGCTATCCCGGCGAATTCCCCTACACCCGCGGCATCTATCCAACCATGTACCGCGGCCGCCTCTGGACCATGCGCCAGTACGCCGGCTTCGGCACCGCCGCCGAATCCAACCGCCGCTACCGCTACCTCCTGAGCAAGGGCCAGGCCGGCCTGTCCGTGGCCTTCGATCTCCCCACGCAGATCGGCATGGATTCTGACGCCCCCCTGGCCCACGGCGAAGTCGGCAAAGTCGGCGTGGCCATCGACTCCCTCGAGGACATGGAGACCCTCTTCGACGGCATTCCGCTCGAAAAAGTCTCCACCTCGATGACCATCAATGCCAGCGCCGCGATTCTCCTGTGTTTGTACGTCGCCGTGGCCAGGAAGCAGGGCGCCAGCCCCCAGAAACTCACCGGCACCATCCAGAATGACATCCTCAAGGAGTACATCGCCCGCGGCACCTACATCTATCCGGTGCGCCCGGCGATGCGCATCGTCACCGACATTTTCGCCTGGTGCCGCCGCGAGCTGCCCAAGTGGAACACCATCTCCATCTCCGGCTACCACATCCGCGAGGCCGGCTCCACCGCCGTGCAGGAAGTGGCCTTCACCCTCGCCGACGCTATCGCCTACGTGCAGGCGGCTCTCGACGCCGGCCTGGCCGTGGATGAATTCGCCCCGCAGCTCTCGTTCTTTTTCAACGCCCACAACGATCTGCTCGAAGAGATCGCCAAATACCGTGCCGCGCGCCGCCTGTGGGCCAGGATCATGCGCGAGCGCTTTGCCGCGCGCGACCCGCGCTCGCTGCTCCTGCGTTTCCACGCGCAGACCGCCGGCTCCTCGCTCACCGCGCAGCAGCCGGAAAACAACATCGTCCGCGTGGCCATCCAGGCGCTGGCCGCGGTTCTCGGCGGTTGCCAGTCGCTGCACACCAATTCGCTCGACGAAGCGCTGGCCCTGCCCACCGAGGATTCCGCGCTCATCGCCCTGCGCACCCAGCAGATCCTGGCCCACGAAACCGGCGTCGCCAATACCGCGGACCCCGTCGCCGGTTCCTACGCCATCGAGCGCCTCACCGACGAAATCGAAGCCGGCGCGCTGGCCTACATCGAAAAGATCGGCGCCATGGGAGGAATGTTGCGGGCCATCGAGGCCGGCTTCGTGCAAGGCGAAATCCAGAAGGCCGCCTACGACTACCAGCAGGCCGTCGAGCGCAAAGAGCAGATCGTCGTCGGCGTCAACGATTTCGTCGCCGCCGAAGAGCGCCCCATCCCCATCCTGAAGGTCGCTCCGGAGCTGGAACGCGAGCAGGTGGCCCGCCTCCGCGCCGTGCGCGCCCGCCGCGACGCCGGCAAAGTCCAGGCTGCGCTCGGCGAGCTCACCCGCCGCGCCACCGGCGCCGAAAACCTGCTCCCCGCCATCCTCGCTGCCGTCGAAAGCTACGCCACCGTCGGCGAAATCTCCGACACTCTCCGCCGCGTCTTCGGCGAATACCGCGAATCCGTCGTCATCTGATTGCCCGTCGCGGTTCTCCTGACTGGTTTTTCACGGGCCACGGAACGCGAGTCACGAGCATCCCCGCCTGTAGTATCCTTGCCCTCAACGGCCGCATATGAAGCTGGTTCTTGCTTCCGCCTCGCCCCGCCGCGCGGAGATCCTCCGCGACGCCGGCTTCCATTTCCACATGCTCTCTTCCGCCGTGGACGAAACGCCCATCCCCGGCGAATCCCCGCACGACATGGTCCTGCGCCTCGCCACGGCCAAAGCCGAGCTGGTTGCCGCGCGCGCCATCGGCCCGGCCATTGTCATCGCCGCGGACACCGTGGTCGAAATCGAGGGCCGCATCCTCGGCAAGCCCCGCTCCACCGACGACGCCCGTGCCATGCTCGAGCAGCTCTCCGGCCGCGCCCACGCCGTGCACACCGCCATCACCCTGATTCGCCTTCCCGACGCCGAGCGGCGCTCCGCCGTCGAAACCACCCGGGTCACCGTCGCGCACCTTGCGCCCGAAGTCATCAGCCGGTATCTGGCCAGCGGCGAGCCCTTTGACAAGGCTGGCGCCTACGCCATCCAGGGCCGCGCCGGCCGCTACATTCCGCGCATCGAGGGCTGCTACTTCAACGTCGTGGGTCTGCCCCTGGCCCGCCTCTGCCAGCTCCTCCACGAACTCGGCTGGAACGAAGAATAGCGGCGCTAAAAATAAAAAGGGCGGCCACACAGGGCCGCCCTTGCAAATTCTTGCGCAGGCCAATCCGCGCTGCGCCGCTACTTCTTCTCTTCTGCCGGCTTTTCCGCCGGAGGCGCCGGAGCCGCAGGAGGCGGCGTCGGTTGCGAGGTCCCCGCCATGCCTTCCTTGAAGCTGCGGATGCCCTCGCCGAGCCCGCGCATCACTTCGGGGATCCGCCGCCCGCCGAAGAAAATCAGCACGATGGCCAGCACGATCAGCCAGTGAAAAATACTAAACTCACCCATGGACTACCTCCGTGCGCCCTTACCGCTAACGAGTACGTTGACCACTTCGCGGTCACACATACTTTGTACCCTATCCCAGGACGCGATTTGCGGCAAGCGCTCGCCGCCCTTTCACCTTACAGGATAACACGCTCGTCCCCCGCGCGCCGAGTCACTCCTTGGCGGTCCAGGTATTCCAGCAGGGGGATAGCGTATTTCCGGCTGATCCCCGCCAGCTCCTTGAACACCGGCACCGTGATGCGTGCCCCGCGCGTCTTCTGAAAATGGCGCAGCCGCGCGCGCAGCTCCCCCAGCGCGTCGCGGTGGAACACCAGTTCCGCCGTCACCCGTACCAGCCGCTGCTCGCGCAGCAGGATTTGCAGCAGCTTTTCCGCGCGCCGCGCATCCACCGCCAGCTTGCCCAGCACCTCTTTCACCGACGGCGCCGCCAGCCCCGCGGCTGCAAAGGCCGCCTCGATCTGCTCCTTGGCCCGCGCTTCCTCCGGCTGCAGCGCAATCTCCGTCCCCGCGCGCTTCACGAGCTCGCCCGCCAGCTCGATCTTGCGCCGCTGCGCCAGCTCCTCCAGCGCCGCGCGAAACGTCTCCGCGCGCACCCGCCGCCCGGCCTTGGCCCGCAGATCTTCCCGCGCCATCCCCGGCAGCAGCGGATTCTCCTTGTGGAATTTCTCCACCCGCGCCAGGAGATCCGCGCACAGCTGCTCGAACACTTTTCCCGGCACCACCACCGCCGGCTGCTCGCTCACCCGCCGCAGCTCTCCCGCGGCCGCCAGCTTGGCCGCCTCGGCCTGCACTTCGCGGTCCTGCCAGCCCGTCCGCGCCACCGCTTCCGCGAGCGGCAGCCCCGCCGGCACGCGCTCCGCCATGGCCGCGAGAATCTCCGCCGCGTTGCCCCGCTCCAGCATCTCCAGAAATTTTTCCCGCGGGCTTTCTTTGCGCTGCGGCCGCGCCGCCAGCGGATCGAGCACCGCGCCGCCGCCGATGGTCACCACCGGAGAGAACTGCCGCAGGATGAAGCGGTCGCCGCGCAGCGCCAGCAGCTCGTCCTGCAGACGCAGTTGCGCAAACGCCGCTTCGCCTGGCTTCAACTCCGTGCGCCCGTAGAGATGCACCTCGGCAATCGTCTCCGCCGTGCCCTGATGAAAATGCACCCGCGCGCGGTTTTTCAGCTTTGGCGCCGAGGCCAGCAGCTCGATCCGCGCATCCAGCCGCTGCGTCGCCCGGAACAGCCCCGGCGCCGCCAGCACCATCCCGCGCCGCACTGCCGCATGCTCGATTCCCGCCAGATTCACCGCGGTGCGCTGCCCGGCCAAGGCGCGCTCCGCGGTCCGGCCCCCGGACTGCACCCCGCGCACGCGCAGCCGCTCCCCGCCGGGAAACAGCTCCACCTCCTCGCCCGCCGCCACGCTGCCCGAGATCAGCGTTCCCGTCACCACCGTGCCGAAGCCTTTGACCGCAAAGGCGCGGTCGATGGGCAGACGGAAATGCCGCGCGGCGTCCTTCCCCGGCACGCGCTGCGCTTCCTCCACCAGCGCCCGCTTCAGCTCCGCCAGCCCCGCGCCGGTCTTCGCGCTCACCGCCACGACCGGCGCGTTTTCCAGAAACGACCCGCGCAGAAATTCCGCCACTTCCAGCCGCACCAGGTCCAGAAATTCCGGCTCCACCAGGTCGCTCTTGGTCAGCGCCACCACTCCGCGCTGCACGCCCAGCAGCCGGCAGATGTCGAAATGCTCGCGCGTCTGGGGCTTGATGGATTCGTCCGCCGCGATCACCAGCAGCACCAGGTCCACCCCCGCCGCGCCCGCCAGCATGTTGCGCACGAAGCGCTCGTGCCCCGGCACGTCCACCAGGCCGAAGCGCACCCCGCCTTCTTCCAGAAAGGCGAAGCCCAGGTCGATCGTGATGCCGCGGCGCTTCTCTTCCTCCAGGCGGTCGGGATTCGTCCCCGTCAGCGCTTCCACCAGCGACGATTTGCCGTGGTCGATGTGCCCAGCCGTGCCTACGATGACGCTTTTTCCGGATGCCGTTGTGCCCGGCGGATTCATGAATTACAGGATGCAGCGAGTTGCCGGGCAGGGTCAATCAGAGATCAATCGCTTCGCGGTTGTGCGTGGATCGACCGCTTCGCGGTCGTGCATGAAAAGGAAGGGCGAGAAGGAAGGAACGGAGGAGAACCAGGCAAAGTGCTTCAGGCGGCGTCGATCTCCTGCAGGATGGCCTGCACCGCGGCGCGCGGATCCGCGGCCGCAATAATCGGCCGCCCCACCACGATGTAGTCGGCGCCGGCCCGGATCGCTTCGGCGGGCGTTGCCGTGCGCGCCTGGTCGTCGCGCTTCCGCCCAGCCCCCGGCTCTTTCGGCCGCACTCC
Protein-coding sequences here:
- a CDS encoding FecR domain-containing protein; the encoded protein is MKSRSVFSFLALGALLLLSAAARPAAAHPSHARIVRLSLVQGDVRFTRSAQKNDPLADQNLAWESAIANLPIRQGYVLSTAHGRAEVEFENGATAYLDENTVVEFYDLSLDDDGARTTRLILRQGSASFYVNPARGDLFSVTGGDFTAQAGARAAFRMDNYDDGSTIGVEKGRVTVLAKSQTTALEKGQSLSLRAGDDARASIGRLPAGDAFDQWVSARSESVTSASNSALQYVSSPYYSSGFADLYTYGSFISYSGYGNCWRPFGMGLGWSPFSSGQWVLDASQGWSWVSFEPWGWLPYHFGSWVFSPAYGWLWVPGGFGTGTLNYWRPATAVWVRSGNSVGVVPVHPLDTHGKTPVNLAQAGISPSGSGAGDKWKVLKAPPPGALASSLAATAPPVRLTRVLLTGTSGVRAVSMDRVSSIVFDPREHRFVNAANSPADSATGFASPAGAVAAGAGATAASGAAPRGAARTTMRFDQPRRTTPPAARTFTPPPARSYAPPTPSRSASTPRGPSPRSGPSFGTRSAPSYAPRSAPPPRPH
- the amrB gene encoding AmmeMemoRadiSam system protein B; protein product: MLRLPAVAGRFYPSQAEELRRLVRHSAVAEPNVERARVRACLVPHAGYLYSGAVAGAVYARIELPRRMVILGVRHQPRGANAAILSSGAWRTPLGDAPLDAALAAALREACPLLREDEVAHRSEHSLEVQLPFLQVLAPEFSFVPVALGTLRFEEWAQIGEGLGRVLAAEPETLLVATSDLNHYEDDATTRVKDGKAVERLLARDARGLFEVCIREEISMCGLGPAVAMLTALGALEAARAELVRYATSAEAGGDRSAVVGYAGMIFG
- a CDS encoding methylmalonyl-CoA mutase family protein, with protein sequence MADTKAPARESKERKPRFTTLSGLPVERLYTPESLPAWDPEEALGYPGEFPYTRGIYPTMYRGRLWTMRQYAGFGTAAESNRRYRYLLSKGQAGLSVAFDLPTQIGMDSDAPLAHGEVGKVGVAIDSLEDMETLFDGIPLEKVSTSMTINASAAILLCLYVAVARKQGASPQKLTGTIQNDILKEYIARGTYIYPVRPAMRIVTDIFAWCRRELPKWNTISISGYHIREAGSTAVQEVAFTLADAIAYVQAALDAGLAVDEFAPQLSFFFNAHNDLLEEIAKYRAARRLWARIMRERFAARDPRSLLLRFHAQTAGSSLTAQQPENNIVRVAIQALAAVLGGCQSLHTNSLDEALALPTEDSALIALRTQQILAHETGVANTADPVAGSYAIERLTDEIEAGALAYIEKIGAMGGMLRAIEAGFVQGEIQKAAYDYQQAVERKEQIVVGVNDFVAAEERPIPILKVAPELEREQVARLRAVRARRDAGKVQAALGELTRRATGAENLLPAILAAVESYATVGEISDTLRRVFGEYRESVVI
- a CDS encoding Maf family protein, with the protein product MKLVLASASPRRAEILRDAGFHFHMLSSAVDETPIPGESPHDMVLRLATAKAELVAARAIGPAIVIAADTVVEIEGRILGKPRSTDDARAMLEQLSGRAHAVHTAITLIRLPDAERRSAVETTRVTVAHLAPEVISRYLASGEPFDKAGAYAIQGRAGRYIPRIEGCYFNVVGLPLARLCQLLHELGWNEE
- the tatA gene encoding twin-arginine translocase TatA/TatE family subunit, with the translated sequence MGEFSIFHWLIVLAIVLIFFGGRRIPEVMRGLGEGIRSFKEGMAGTSQPTPPPAAPAPPAEKPAEEKK
- the selB gene encoding selenocysteine-specific translation elongation factor; amino-acid sequence: MNPPGTTASGKSVIVGTAGHIDHGKSSLVEALTGTNPDRLEEEKRRGITIDLGFAFLEEGGVRFGLVDVPGHERFVRNMLAGAAGVDLVLLVIAADESIKPQTREHFDICRLLGVQRGVVALTKSDLVEPEFLDLVRLEVAEFLRGSFLENAPVVAVSAKTGAGLAELKRALVEEAQRVPGKDAARHFRLPIDRAFAVKGFGTVVTGTLISGSVAAGEEVELFPGGERLRVRGVQSGGRTAERALAGQRTAVNLAGIEHAAVRRGMVLAAPGLFRATQRLDARIELLASAPKLKNRARVHFHQGTAETIAEVHLYGRTELKPGEAAFAQLRLQDELLALRGDRFILRQFSPVVTIGGGAVLDPLAARPQRKESPREKFLEMLERGNAAEILAAMAERVPAGLPLAEAVARTGWQDREVQAEAAKLAAAGELRRVSEQPAVVVPGKVFEQLCADLLARVEKFHKENPLLPGMAREDLRAKAGRRVRAETFRAALEELAQRRKIELAGELVKRAGTEIALQPEEARAKEQIEAAFAAAGLAAPSVKEVLGKLAVDARRAEKLLQILLREQRLVRVTAELVFHRDALGELRARLRHFQKTRGARITVPVFKELAGISRKYAIPLLEYLDRQGVTRRAGDERVIL